A stretch of DNA from Malus sylvestris chromosome 9, drMalSylv7.2, whole genome shotgun sequence:
ATATAGATTTTTAATTCATATCCAGAATATCTAAAACCCGAACCACCAAACATGCTTAATtagaagaataaaaataaattatacagACTAAATTGTAATTAcacttttgaaaattaaaaaaaaaaaaacatacaaccaaaaaaaaaaaaatctcaatgaGGGCACTGCAATTAGATCAACGATCCTCAACTTCCAAGCCATACAAAACTCCTTGACAGCAATAAAAGTTTGAGTTGCAGTTTTGTTCCAATAAGCTAGTTTTGAAATACACATCCTTGAGCTTCATAAACGTTTGCAAAGTCAGCAGACTATCGGAGCCAGCCTGGTGACTCTTTCCGGCCACACGATCGACATTGAGTGCATTCGCCACTTTCTCGAGACCTCCATGAAGCCCTTGGCAAAACCTAATCATGTATTTGATGTCATACACTCTTTGTCCAAAGTACAAATCCATCATCCACATGAAACTCGTAATGTCGTGCGGCAACACCTCGTTTAGAATCTTGATCAAGAACCCGAAATCATAAGCACTGTGGAATGTCACCCATGTCAAGTTGGATTCCCTGGAGATCAGACCGGAATTCCTCAACAGAGAAGAGAAGTGGGAAGCGCTAATACCATTTTGCTTGTTCTCCAAGAAATCGATTCCTTGCCTCTTAAGTAACTCGATTGAGTCCTTGTTTTGACAGTCGCGATCGATATCAAAGTCCCTGAAGTTGAACTCCCAAATGTAGCAGGTATCAGTGCCCAAGTCCGGTAGGTTTCCATGGCGGTCGGAGAGCGTTAGACCTAATTGGATTATCTTGGTGGCGTTCACGTTTTCCCTCATGAGGTGGTATTTGGATGCAGGCGTCTGTGCAGGAATTTGGAAAACTGTCCCCGGAAATTCGGTGTCTAGAGAGACGAAGGTGTAGTGACGAATCAAGGCCGTAATCAGATGAAACTCGAATGCTGCGTTGTGCTGCCAAACCCGTCGAATCGCTACGCTCTTCATATTTTTGGAACTTTTTTTGTCCATTGTTATCGtcttctttttgttcttggatGGACGTTGAATTAATGTTATGATCACCAAGACGATGCATggcttatatatatacacacacagagTAATTAAGTTTCTTTCCAAGAACAACTAGGAAatatatgttttataatatttCTCGCTAACTGATCATTGACGAAAAGGttaatttacttcaaatattagTTCCAGGTGAAAACAGGAAACCCAGCTGAAAAGAGAACAAACGACAAGATGCAATAAGGAAAgatttaatttcctaatttcCAATTGTTCCCCAAACAAAAGacaaaaaacataaatttaattatttctctttcaTCGGTATCATAATCAAGCAAGACGGACGGTCACAGAGTAACGGCGGAAAATCAGATTCCATATTGTTCACGAGCTGTGAATCATAGTGGACGTAAATACAATTCATGTTTGTCTTCAATTGAAACCTATAAGTCCTCAAAAAGTAAGGCAATTTCAAATGGGGCGCATGATGAGGAATGGCTAAATCACAAACAAGTCTGTGGTTCAAATACAACTGTGAGAAACAAAATGGAACTTTGTGATTTGGTCATGGTTAGGGTTCTACATGTAGTTCAGTTTGAGTCCATCAACACTCCAACCAGGGCAACTGGTTGCCAAAGTTCTGGGGCCAATGTAATCGTGCCAAAATTCCCGAATGAGTTAGCGCTAGGGTGAATCGTTTCGTGTGAGTGAAACCGATTCTAGCTTCGTGACACTCGTATAAATGTGCATCGTAACGTTCTATGAAAATGTTAATCCCTGTGAATCTCTTGTAGCTCTTATAGTGTGACAGATCACAACTATCACTAGGGTTGCATCTTGAGACTCCTCATTTTGTACAAAGCAAGTAATCATGAAGAAATTTGTGTTCATTCCAATTTAGGGACTTCTTTTGCATAGATTAGGGAAGACTCACATAAAATCTCTCTAGTTAATGCAAAAACAGCTCCAAAATTGTTCCATAAGGAGCACCTATGTTTTCTTCACAAGTAGGTGGGTTCTTGCAATTCCATATAAGGTAAACGCAAGTATATTTTCATCACTCTAC
This window harbors:
- the LOC126633920 gene encoding probable CCR4-associated factor 1 homolog 11; its protein translation is MDKKSSKNMKSVAIRRVWQHNAAFEFHLITALIRHYTFVSLDTEFPGTVFQIPAQTPASKYHLMRENVNATKIIQLGLTLSDRHGNLPDLGTDTCYIWEFNFRDFDIDRDCQNKDSIELLKRQGIDFLENKQNGISASHFSSLLRNSGLISRESNLTWVTFHSAYDFGFLIKILNEVLPHDITSFMWMMDLYFGQRVYDIKYMIRFCQGLHGGLEKVANALNVDRVAGKSHQAGSDSLLTLQTFMKLKDVYFKTSLLEQNCNSNFYCCQGVLYGLEVEDR